A single region of the Ancylobacter novellus DSM 506 genome encodes:
- a CDS encoding TetR/AcrR family transcriptional regulator — MTALAPRTRAALPKTAGGSRAAKAAGAKAAGTKTAGTSAPVAGAPESVRRDPRRRVLDAAIACFTRSGFHGTSMHEVCAEAGMSPGALYRYFPSKEAIIIAIVEEERAARASLLERLDAAPSFVEGLAAMGHALFSGEMPMVCVELGPEISAEASRNPVLKAKFDEVEAEMTEAIQRAFVAAQARGEIDPALDADAALVMINAIGDGLLLRRRLEPELPLAQMMPALGQLIGRMFAPAHRSVSPDKAP, encoded by the coding sequence ATGACCGCTCTTGCGCCTCGCACCCGTGCCGCCCTTCCCAAGACCGCCGGCGGCTCCCGTGCGGCCAAGGCCGCTGGTGCCAAGGCCGCCGGTACCAAGACCGCCGGCACGTCCGCGCCCGTCGCCGGCGCGCCGGAGAGCGTGCGCCGCGACCCGCGCCGGCGCGTGCTGGACGCGGCCATCGCCTGCTTCACCCGCTCGGGCTTCCACGGCACCTCGATGCACGAGGTCTGCGCCGAAGCCGGCATGAGCCCCGGCGCGCTCTACCGCTACTTCCCCTCGAAGGAGGCGATCATCATCGCCATCGTCGAGGAGGAGCGGGCGGCGCGCGCGAGCCTGCTGGAGCGTCTCGACGCCGCGCCGAGTTTCGTCGAGGGGCTCGCCGCCATGGGCCATGCGCTGTTCTCCGGCGAGATGCCGATGGTCTGCGTCGAGCTCGGCCCGGAGATTTCCGCCGAGGCCTCGCGCAACCCGGTGCTGAAGGCGAAGTTCGACGAGGTCGAGGCCGAGATGACCGAGGCGATCCAGCGCGCCTTCGTCGCGGCGCAGGCGCGCGGCGAGATCGACCCCGCGCTCGACGCCGATGCGGCGCTCGTCATGATCAATGCCATCGGCGACGGCCTGCTGCTGCGCCGCCGCCTCGAACCCGAGCTGCCGCTGGCGCAGATGATGCCGGCGCTCGGGCAGCTCATCGGCCGCATGTTCGCGCCGGCTCACCGTTCCGTTTCCCCGGACAAGGCCCCATGA
- a CDS encoding RNA pyrophosphohydrolase has protein sequence MIPFDQLPYRPCVGVVLVNRDGLVFLGQRVGGPEHVDAHHSWQMPQGGIDDGESPEEAALRELYEETNVSSVEPLKTAAEWFAYDLPEPIAREAWKGRYRGQKQKWIALRFLGEDGEIDIHQPGGGQHKPEFINWRWERLERTPSLIIPFKRAVYEHVVREFEPVATPAE, from the coding sequence ATGATCCCCTTCGACCAACTGCCCTACCGCCCCTGCGTCGGTGTCGTGCTCGTCAATCGCGACGGGCTGGTGTTCCTCGGCCAGCGCGTCGGCGGGCCGGAGCATGTCGACGCGCATCATTCGTGGCAGATGCCGCAGGGTGGCATCGACGACGGCGAGAGCCCGGAGGAAGCGGCCCTGCGCGAGCTCTACGAGGAGACCAACGTCTCCTCCGTCGAGCCGCTGAAGACCGCCGCGGAATGGTTCGCCTACGACCTTCCCGAGCCGATCGCCCGCGAGGCGTGGAAGGGACGCTATCGCGGCCAGAAGCAGAAATGGATCGCGCTGCGCTTCCTCGGCGAGGACGGCGAGATCGACATCCACCAGCCGGGCGGCGGCCAGCACAAGCCCGAATTCATCAACTGGCGCTGGGAGCGGCTGGAGCGCACGCCCTCGCTCATCATCCCGTTCAAGCGCGCGGTCTATGAGCACGTCGTGCGCGAGTTCGAGCCGGTGGCGACGCCCGCCGAATAG
- a CDS encoding S41 family peptidase, whose translation MMRRTSVFLFGAAAGAIIAVGATQPRLLLQPTQAMAAASDTYRQLNLFGDVFERVRADYVEKPDDGKLVEAAINGMLSSLDPHSTYMDAKDFRDMQVQTRGQFGGLGIEVTMEDGLVKVVAPIDDTPAAKAGVQAGDLIAKLDGEEVKGMTLNQAVDKMRGAVSTPIKLTIIRKGADKPLELTLTRDIINIKSVRARVESDDIGYIRITSFSEQTGEGLKKAIADLTKQIGEDKLKGFIIDLRNNPGGLLDQAIDVSDAFLDRGEIVSTRGRNPEETERRNARPGDLATNKPVIVLVNGGSASASEIVAGALQDHKRATILGSLSFGKGSVQTVIPVSGNAAIKLTTARYYTPSGRSIQAKGIQPDIELVQDVPQDVKEKAEAAGVETTRGEASLKGHLKNGEDEQTGSPAYVPPDPKDDTQLKLAVDLMHGVQKNAAYPADPKAAVPN comes from the coding sequence ATGATGCGTAGGACGTCAGTATTTCTCTTCGGTGCGGCGGCCGGCGCCATTATCGCCGTGGGCGCCACCCAGCCGCGGCTGCTGCTTCAGCCGACCCAGGCGATGGCGGCCGCCTCGGACACCTATCGCCAGCTGAACCTGTTCGGCGACGTGTTCGAGCGGGTGCGCGCCGACTATGTCGAGAAGCCGGACGACGGCAAGCTGGTCGAGGCGGCCATCAACGGCATGCTCTCCTCGCTCGATCCGCACTCTACCTACATGGACGCGAAGGACTTCCGCGACATGCAGGTGCAGACCCGCGGCCAGTTCGGCGGGCTCGGCATCGAGGTCACGATGGAGGACGGCCTCGTCAAGGTCGTCGCCCCGATCGATGACACCCCCGCGGCCAAGGCCGGCGTGCAGGCCGGCGACCTGATCGCCAAGCTCGACGGCGAAGAGGTGAAGGGCATGACCCTGAACCAGGCCGTCGACAAGATGCGCGGCGCGGTCTCCACCCCGATCAAGCTGACCATCATCCGCAAGGGCGCGGACAAGCCGCTCGAGCTGACGCTCACGCGCGACATCATCAACATCAAGTCGGTGCGCGCCCGGGTCGAGTCCGACGACATCGGCTATATCCGCATCACCTCCTTCAGCGAGCAGACCGGCGAGGGGCTCAAGAAGGCGATCGCGGACCTGACCAAGCAGATCGGCGAGGACAAGCTCAAGGGCTTCATCATCGACCTGCGCAACAATCCGGGCGGCCTGCTCGACCAGGCGATCGACGTCTCCGACGCCTTCCTCGATCGCGGCGAGATCGTCTCCACCCGCGGGCGCAACCCCGAGGAGACCGAGCGGCGCAACGCCCGTCCGGGCGACCTCGCCACCAACAAGCCGGTGATCGTGCTGGTGAACGGCGGTTCGGCCTCGGCCTCCGAGATCGTCGCCGGCGCCCTGCAGGACCACAAGCGCGCCACCATCCTCGGCTCGCTCTCCTTCGGCAAGGGCTCGGTGCAGACCGTCATCCCGGTGTCCGGCAACGCCGCGATCAAGCTGACCACGGCGCGCTACTACACGCCGTCGGGCCGCTCGATCCAGGCCAAGGGCATCCAGCCGGACATCGAGCTGGTCCAGGACGTGCCGCAGGACGTCAAGGAGAAGGCCGAGGCCGCCGGCGTCGAGACCACGCGCGGCGAGGCCTCGCTCAAGGGCCACCTGAAGAACGGCGAGGACGAGCAGACCGGCTCGCCGGCCTATGTGCCGCCGGATCCGAAGGACGACACCCAGCTCAAGCTGGCCGTCGACCTGATGCACGGCGTGCAGAAGAACGCCGCCTATCCGGCCGACCCCAAGGCCGCCGTGCCGAACTGA
- a CDS encoding murein hydrolase activator EnvC family protein, which yields MPTRRTVPIAPRRPLLGAGCALLALVLAAPAPAQNAPASGAPAERTAGQSPPPKDPPPKDRAAQQQRMERLNVELKDSTAAQQRLMAEIESIKGDRAKLNAALLDTAIRVREVEAKLDTSEQRLLQLGREEADIRESLASRRDVLAEVLGGLQRLGRRPPPALLVRPDDALQSVRSAMLLGAVLPELKAETDLLASELAAQQRVREETARERDALAELKLTLADERRRTTALIDERKKSLAQGEQALAEEKNRATALAAEAGNVRELMQRMETEIAASRKAAQEAAKTKPDQGPAAHLAALKDPGRLSPGIPFDEARGMLPPPVGGAVLKAFGTEDGYGGQEKGVSFGTRTEAQVAAPSDGWVVYAGPFRSYGQLLIINAGGGYHILLAGMDKITVELGQFVLSGEPVAVMGRGPQLVSSVSLGTAQPILYVEFRKDGNSIDPTPWWATSESEKVRG from the coding sequence ATGCCCACCCGCCGCACCGTCCCGATCGCCCCGCGCCGCCCGCTTCTCGGGGCCGGCTGCGCCCTGCTCGCGCTTGTTCTCGCGGCGCCGGCGCCCGCCCAGAACGCCCCCGCGTCGGGGGCGCCCGCCGAGCGTACCGCCGGCCAGAGCCCGCCGCCGAAGGACCCGCCGCCGAAGGACCGCGCCGCCCAGCAGCAGCGCATGGAGCGGCTCAATGTCGAACTGAAGGATTCCACCGCCGCGCAGCAGCGGCTGATGGCGGAGATCGAATCCATCAAGGGCGACCGCGCCAAGCTGAACGCGGCGCTGCTCGACACCGCCATCCGCGTGCGCGAGGTCGAGGCCAAGCTCGACACCAGCGAGCAGCGCCTGCTCCAGCTCGGCCGCGAGGAGGCGGACATACGGGAATCGCTGGCCTCGCGCCGGGACGTGCTGGCCGAGGTGCTGGGCGGGCTGCAGCGGCTCGGCCGCCGTCCACCGCCGGCGCTGCTGGTGCGCCCCGACGACGCGCTGCAATCGGTGCGCTCGGCCATGCTGCTCGGCGCCGTGCTGCCCGAGCTGAAGGCGGAGACCGACCTGCTGGCGAGCGAGCTCGCCGCCCAGCAGCGGGTGCGCGAGGAAACCGCGCGCGAGCGCGACGCTCTCGCAGAATTGAAGCTTACGCTTGCGGATGAGCGCCGCCGCACCACGGCGCTGATCGACGAGAGGAAGAAGTCGCTGGCGCAGGGCGAGCAGGCGCTGGCCGAGGAGAAGAACCGCGCCACCGCGCTCGCCGCCGAGGCGGGCAATGTGCGCGAGCTGATGCAGCGCATGGAGACCGAGATCGCCGCCAGCCGCAAGGCGGCGCAGGAGGCGGCGAAAACCAAGCCCGATCAAGGCCCCGCGGCGCATCTGGCGGCACTGAAGGATCCCGGCCGCCTCTCGCCCGGCATTCCCTTCGACGAGGCCAGGGGCATGCTGCCGCCGCCGGTGGGCGGCGCGGTGCTGAAGGCCTTCGGCACCGAGGACGGCTATGGCGGGCAGGAGAAGGGCGTGTCGTTCGGCACGCGGACGGAGGCGCAGGTGGCCGCGCCGAGCGACGGCTGGGTGGTCTATGCCGGCCCGTTCCGCTCCTATGGACAACTATTGATCATCAATGCGGGCGGCGGATACCATATTCTTCTGGCAGGAATGGATAAGATCACCGTCGAGTTGGGTCAGTTCGTGCTGTCCGGCGAGCCGGTCGCGGTCATGGGGCGCGGCCCGCAGCTTGTGTCGTCGGTTAGCCTTGGAACCGCCCAACCTATTCTTTACGTCGAATTCCGTAAGGACGGGAATTCGATCGACCCAACCCCCTGGTGGGCGACGAGCGAGAGCGAGAAGGTACGCGGATGA
- the rlmH gene encoding 23S rRNA (pseudouridine(1915)-N(3))-methyltransferase RlmH, which yields MRLVIIAVGRLKAGPERELCARYLDRAGKSGRSLGLSGPDVVEIAESQARRPEDRMTDEGAAIIDALPDPGAMIALDPRGQEMTSEQIAADIAALRDHGSRALTFVIGGADGLGENVRGYADRMVSFGRATFPHQLVRVMMAEQLYRATTILSGHPYHKA from the coding sequence TTGCGGCTGGTGATCATTGCCGTGGGCCGGCTCAAGGCCGGGCCTGAGAGAGAGCTTTGCGCGCGCTATCTCGACCGCGCGGGCAAGAGCGGGCGATCCCTTGGCCTGTCCGGTCCCGACGTGGTCGAGATCGCCGAGAGCCAGGCCCGCCGTCCCGAAGACCGCATGACGGATGAGGGCGCGGCCATCATCGACGCCCTGCCCGATCCCGGCGCGATGATCGCGCTCGACCCGCGCGGGCAGGAGATGACGAGCGAGCAGATCGCCGCCGACATCGCCGCCTTGCGCGACCACGGCTCGCGCGCGCTCACCTTCGTCATCGGCGGGGCGGACGGGCTCGGCGAGAATGTGCGCGGCTATGCCGACCGGATGGTGTCCTTCGGACGCGCCACCTTCCCCCATCAGCTGGTCCGCGTCATGATGGCCGAGCAGCTCTACCGTGCGACGACCATCCTTTCCGGCCACCCCTATCACAAGGCCTGA
- the rsfS gene encoding ribosome silencing factor, translating to MALAAAASSPATAPVSEASFDAEEMLALVLARLEDDKAEDIVSIELRGKTTIADYMVVASGRSQRHVGAIAEHLVEALKARGVKGVRVEGMPACDWVLIDASDVIVHIFQPEVRGFYNIEKMWSGAVAGGSPKMTRG from the coding sequence ATGGCGCTTGCAGCAGCCGCCTCCAGCCCGGCGACTGCGCCCGTCTCCGAAGCGTCTTTCGACGCCGAGGAGATGCTAGCCCTCGTTCTCGCCCGTCTCGAAGATGACAAGGCCGAGGACATCGTCTCCATCGAACTTCGCGGCAAGACGACCATCGCCGACTACATGGTCGTCGCGTCCGGGCGCTCGCAGCGCCATGTCGGCGCCATCGCCGAGCACCTCGTCGAGGCGCTCAAGGCGCGCGGCGTCAAGGGCGTGCGCGTGGAAGGCATGCCCGCCTGCGACTGGGTGCTGATCGATGCGAGCGACGTCATCGTCCACATCTTCCAGCCGGAAGTGCGCGGGTTCTACAATATCGAGAAGATGTGGTCGGGCGCCGTGGCCGGCGGCTCGCCGAAGATGACGCGCGGCTAA
- a CDS encoding Na/Pi cotransporter family protein, whose amino-acid sequence MSTAISILGGVGLFLLGMTVMTDGLKALAGSALRSVLGKAAATPLSGAFWGAIVTLLVQSSSAVTMTTIGLVSAGLLTFPQGLGLVFGANVGTTGTGWLVALIGVRVSLSAYALPMIFIGALLKLLAGGRIAAAGGALAGFALVLYGLTNLQQGMDGLAESLHPSDLPAVLGMPGVGWATGSVGLITLIAVGLAMTAVMQSSTAAIAVTISAFFAGAVSLEQGAALIIGQNIGTATSSALAAIGASATAKRLALAYVLFKLIAALIAILAFPFTAALMQALSDTADGTTLLAAYHTAYNVVGVAVLLPATQWFTRVVERLLPSRETALQRALDPSALANPVIAVEAARRVVADVVATMAASVAAGLSGRAGPTAQDGVTAAATIEEVRDFLSELKQPPETEPERLRLTSTLHALDHAGRLAEIVAGGVPAGPGAAQDARAAGLCAQAMRAAQAVGGSITAETALSTQAAPIGWKVAPEVAAALGEAGGAARALDALQRGHRAATLAAVAPGELTAADALARIDTVRQLDALAHHAWRASAHLVGRGG is encoded by the coding sequence ATGTCGACCGCGATTTCCATCCTCGGCGGCGTCGGGCTTTTCCTGCTCGGCATGACCGTCATGACCGACGGGCTGAAGGCGCTGGCGGGCTCGGCCCTGCGCAGCGTGCTCGGCAAGGCGGCGGCGACGCCGCTGTCCGGCGCCTTCTGGGGCGCGATCGTCACGCTGCTGGTGCAGTCGTCGAGCGCGGTGACGATGACGACGATCGGCCTCGTCAGCGCCGGGCTGCTCACCTTCCCGCAGGGCCTCGGCCTCGTCTTCGGCGCCAATGTCGGCACCACCGGCACGGGCTGGCTGGTGGCGCTGATCGGCGTGCGCGTCTCGCTCTCGGCCTATGCGCTGCCGATGATCTTCATCGGCGCCCTGCTCAAGCTGCTGGCGGGCGGGCGGATCGCGGCGGCGGGCGGCGCGCTCGCCGGCTTCGCGCTGGTGCTCTACGGGCTGACCAATCTCCAGCAGGGAATGGACGGCCTCGCCGAGAGCCTGCATCCCTCCGACCTGCCCGCCGTGCTCGGCATGCCCGGCGTCGGCTGGGCGACGGGCTCGGTCGGGCTGATCACGCTGATCGCCGTCGGGCTGGCGATGACCGCGGTGATGCAGTCCTCGACCGCCGCCATCGCCGTCACCATCTCCGCCTTCTTCGCCGGGGCGGTGAGCCTGGAGCAGGGCGCGGCGCTGATCATCGGCCAGAACATCGGCACGGCGACCAGTTCCGCTCTGGCGGCCATCGGCGCCAGCGCGACGGCCAAGCGGCTGGCGCTGGCCTATGTGCTGTTCAAGCTCATCGCGGCGCTGATCGCGATCCTCGCCTTCCCGTTCACGGCGGCGCTGATGCAGGCCCTGAGCGACACCGCCGACGGCACGACGCTGCTCGCCGCCTACCACACGGCCTACAATGTCGTGGGCGTGGCGGTGCTGCTGCCGGCGACGCAATGGTTCACCCGCGTGGTGGAGCGGCTGCTGCCTTCAAGGGAGACCGCACTCCAGCGCGCGCTCGACCCGAGCGCGCTCGCCAACCCGGTGATCGCGGTCGAGGCCGCCCGGCGCGTGGTGGCGGACGTCGTCGCCACGATGGCCGCCTCGGTCGCGGCCGGGCTTTCCGGCCGGGCCGGCCCGACGGCGCAGGACGGCGTGACGGCCGCCGCGACAATCGAGGAGGTGCGGGACTTCCTGTCCGAATTGAAGCAGCCGCCCGAGACGGAGCCCGAGCGGCTGCGCCTGACCAGCACGCTGCACGCGCTCGACCATGCCGGGCGGCTGGCGGAGATAGTGGCGGGCGGCGTTCCTGCCGGACCGGGCGCCGCGCAGGATGCGCGCGCCGCCGGCCTGTGCGCGCAGGCCATGCGGGCGGCGCAGGCGGTCGGCGGCTCGATCACCGCCGAGACCGCCCTCAGCACGCAGGCCGCGCCCATCGGCTGGAAGGTCGCGCCCGAGGTCGCCGCGGCGCTTGGTGAAGCGGGCGGCGCGGCACGCGCGCTCGATGCGCTCCAGCGCGGCCATCGCGCCGCGACGCTGGCCGCGGTCGCGCCGGGCGAACTGACCGCCGCCGACGCGCTCGCGCGGATCGACACCGTCCGCCAGCTCGACGCCCTCGCCCACCACGCCTGGCGCGCGTCGGCGCATCTGGTGGGAAGGGGTGGGTAG
- a CDS encoding dienelactone hydrolase family protein produces MAAVLLFHHAQGLTPGLRAFADELRAAGHAVIAPDLFGGRLFASIDDGLAYVGTIGFDAMLERGTRAADALPAGLVYIGFSLGVLPAQKLAQTRPGARGALLFHACLPLSGDWTFGPWPAGVPVQIHGMDNDPIFVGEGDIEAAREIVAQAQDAELFLYPGDQHYFADRSLPSYDAPAAALLTQRVLEFLARV; encoded by the coding sequence ATGGCCGCGGTCCTGCTGTTCCACCACGCGCAGGGGCTGACGCCGGGCCTGCGCGCCTTCGCCGACGAATTGCGGGCCGCCGGCCATGCCGTGATCGCGCCGGACCTCTTCGGGGGGCGCCTCTTCGCCAGCATCGACGACGGCCTCGCCTATGTCGGCACGATCGGCTTCGACGCCATGCTGGAGCGGGGCACCCGCGCCGCCGACGCCCTTCCCGCCGGCCTCGTCTATATCGGCTTCTCGCTCGGCGTGCTGCCGGCGCAGAAGCTGGCGCAGACGCGGCCCGGCGCGCGCGGCGCGCTGCTGTTCCACGCCTGCCTGCCGCTCAGCGGCGACTGGACCTTCGGCCCCTGGCCGGCGGGCGTGCCGGTGCAGATCCACGGCATGGACAACGATCCCATCTTCGTCGGCGAGGGCGACATCGAGGCCGCCCGCGAGATCGTGGCGCAGGCGCAGGATGCCGAGCTGTTCCTCTATCCCGGCGACCAGCACTATTTCGCCGACAGGTCGCTCCCCTCCTATGACGCGCCCGCCGCCGCGCTGCTCACGCAAAGAGTGCTGGAATTTCTCGCCCGCGTCTGA
- a CDS encoding metallophosphoesterase family protein, which translates to MRIVHLSDLHFGRHDERLAEGLAEEVTRQAPDLVVVSGDFTQVGSVAEFMSARRFIDQLAAPVFAVPGNHDVPAWNLPLRLVDPYRRYRRHIHPEPEPFLNLEGIALAGIKTSRRLRAGLDWSHGSISHGQLERLEARLSGVHKDKLRIVVAHHPLMQPETPMARPMRLVDRADRALATFARLDVRLVLSGHFHMSYVRHHHRVEGERTGPVHAAVAPLLVVQAGSTISTRLRDHRNGYNVIDISDGKIAVAVREWSGSEWAARVSQPAS; encoded by the coding sequence ATGCGCATCGTCCACCTCTCCGACCTGCATTTCGGCCGCCACGATGAACGCCTCGCCGAGGGGCTGGCCGAGGAGGTCACGCGGCAGGCGCCGGACCTCGTGGTGGTGAGCGGCGATTTCACGCAAGTCGGCTCGGTGGCGGAGTTCATGAGCGCCCGGCGCTTCATCGACCAGCTCGCCGCGCCGGTCTTCGCCGTGCCCGGCAATCACGACGTGCCGGCCTGGAACCTGCCGCTGCGCCTCGTCGATCCCTATCGCCGCTACCGCCGCCATATCCATCCCGAGCCGGAGCCGTTCCTCAACCTCGAAGGCATCGCGCTGGCCGGCATCAAGACCTCGCGCCGGCTGCGGGCGGGCCTCGACTGGTCGCACGGCTCGATCAGCCACGGGCAGCTGGAGCGGCTGGAGGCGCGGCTTTCCGGCGTGCACAAGGACAAGCTGCGCATCGTGGTGGCGCATCATCCGCTGATGCAGCCGGAGACGCCGATGGCGCGGCCGATGCGGCTGGTGGATCGCGCCGACAGGGCGCTCGCGACCTTCGCGCGGCTCGACGTGCGGCTCGTGCTGTCCGGGCACTTCCACATGTCCTATGTGCGCCACCACCACCGGGTGGAGGGCGAGCGCACCGGCCCCGTGCACGCCGCCGTGGCGCCGCTTCTGGTGGTGCAGGCCGGCTCCACCATCTCCACCCGCCTGCGCGACCACCGCAACGGCTACAACGTCATCGACATCAGCGACGGGAAGATCGCGGTGGCGGTGCGGGAGTGGAGCGGGAGCGAATGGGCGGCGCGGGTGTCGCAGCCGGCCTCATAA
- a CDS encoding diacylglycerol/lipid kinase family protein — protein MGSRPLYVLFNPLSGSAAALGLTAAALAGKFRAAGLEAEIDADSSRPLEVRVAKALASDAEIIVAAGGDGTITALAHALVDTPKTLALLPLGTANLLARDLKIPLDLDRAIAELATMAPCRIDVGDVNGRIFLHKVVIGTIPGIAAARETIRGRATLRARLDFVRYFLQRLSEPRRIALHIHPVDGASRVERVRAVAVANNAYDEGLGRFFARERLDRGTLTLYVLKRLGLSDTLRLTLAMLMGRWRQDSALAIEEVEGVVLHMKKHDVRVMIDGEVVRMDPPLTFRIRPQALSILAPAAVVLQAGTPNAAGAG, from the coding sequence GTGGGTTCCCGGCCGCTTTACGTCCTGTTCAATCCGCTTTCCGGCTCGGCCGCGGCGCTCGGCCTGACCGCCGCGGCGCTGGCCGGGAAATTCCGGGCCGCCGGCCTTGAAGCCGAGATCGACGCCGACAGTTCCCGGCCGCTGGAAGTGCGGGTGGCGAAGGCCCTCGCGAGCGACGCGGAGATCATCGTCGCGGCCGGCGGCGACGGCACCATCACCGCGCTGGCGCATGCGCTGGTCGATACGCCCAAGACGCTCGCCTTGCTGCCGCTCGGCACCGCCAACCTGCTGGCGCGCGACCTGAAGATCCCGCTCGACCTCGACCGGGCCATCGCCGAGCTCGCCACCATGGCGCCGTGCCGGATCGACGTCGGCGACGTCAACGGGCGCATCTTCCTGCACAAGGTGGTCATCGGCACCATCCCCGGCATTGCCGCGGCGCGCGAGACCATACGCGGCAGGGCCACGCTGCGCGCCCGGCTGGATTTCGTCCGCTATTTCCTGCAGCGCCTCTCCGAGCCCCGGCGGATCGCCCTGCACATCCATCCCGTGGACGGGGCGAGCCGGGTCGAGCGGGTGCGGGCGGTGGCGGTCGCGAACAACGCCTATGACGAGGGGCTGGGCCGCTTCTTCGCGCGCGAGCGGCTCGACCGCGGCACGCTCACCCTCTACGTGCTCAAGCGCCTCGGCCTCTCCGACACGCTGCGCCTGACGCTCGCCATGCTGATGGGCCGCTGGCGGCAGGACAGCGCGCTCGCCATCGAGGAGGTCGAGGGCGTGGTGCTGCACATGAAGAAGCACGACGTGCGGGTGATGATCGACGGCGAGGTGGTGCGGATGGACCCGCCGCTCACCTTTCGCATCCGGCCGCAGGCGCTGTCGATCCTGGCGCCGGCGGCGGTCGTGCTGCAAGCCGGCACGCCGAATGCGGCGGGGGCCGGCTGA
- a CDS encoding nicotinate-nucleotide adenylyltransferase translates to MNAAPGAFRADLSPSGRGEGFTPDTRIPPLLPGMRIGLYGGSFNPAHAAHRAASLLALKRLRLDKVWWLVTPGNPLKDNQRLPPLAMRVEQARKVANHPALVPTGLEAGLGTRYSYDTVAALVTRFPDVRFVWLMGADNLASFHRWGRWREMADLVPIAVIDRQGCTFPAMAAPAAQALARWRQPESEAARLASMPAPAWTFLHGLKSPMSSTQLREKGDG, encoded by the coding sequence GTGAACGCCGCGCCCGGCGCGTTCCGCGCCGACCTCTCCCCGTCGGGGAGAGGTGAAGGGTTCACGCCCGACACCCGCATCCCCCCGCTTTTGCCGGGCATGCGCATCGGGCTCTATGGCGGCAGCTTCAACCCGGCGCATGCCGCCCACCGCGCCGCGAGTCTTTTGGCGCTCAAGCGCCTGCGGCTCGACAAGGTGTGGTGGCTGGTCACGCCCGGCAACCCGCTGAAGGACAATCAGCGCCTGCCGCCGCTCGCCATGCGGGTGGAGCAGGCGCGCAAGGTCGCCAACCATCCGGCGCTGGTGCCGACCGGGCTCGAGGCCGGGCTCGGCACGCGCTACAGCTACGACACGGTGGCGGCGCTGGTGACGCGGTTCCCTGACGTGCGCTTCGTCTGGCTGATGGGGGCGGACAACCTCGCCTCCTTCCACCGCTGGGGCCGTTGGCGGGAAATGGCGGACCTCGTGCCGATCGCCGTCATCGACCGGCAGGGCTGCACCTTCCCCGCCATGGCCGCCCCGGCGGCGCAGGCGCTGGCGCGCTGGCGCCAGCCCGAGAGCGAAGCCGCGCGCCTCGCCTCGATGCCCGCGCCGGCCTGGACCTTCCTGCACGGGCTGAAATCGCCGATGTCCTCGACGCAGCTCAGAGAGAAGGGCGACGGATAG